Proteins encoded within one genomic window of Methanosarcina barkeri str. Wiesmoor:
- a CDS encoding threonine--tRNA ligase, which translates to MQLLLIHSDYIEYETKKQTPVAEKIEESLKSCRLEEALTAFMAVESVDEANPEETIEKTVFEIEKVATQVKTDRIMLYPYAHLSSDLSSPKVAVKVFKGIETALSGKYEVKRAPFGWYKAFSISCKGHPLSELSRSIRPEGTQRAAGKVEAGKEKEEVVSEALKAEDTAKSYWRILTPDGELREIENFDLTPYPKLQQFVDYEISKSRAVERAPPHVELMRRLELADYEPGSDSGNMRYYPKGRLIKALLENYVLDVATDFGAMEVETPIMYDMNHPTLKKYLDRFPARQYSIESDKRQMFLRFAACFGQFLMNHDMTISYRNLPLRMIEMTRYSFRKEQRGELVGLRRLRAFTMPDMHSLCEDMDQAVDQFKKQYDLCIDVLENIGIHIKDYEVAIRFTKDFYESNKELIVNMARTVNKPVLVEMWDTRFFYFVLKFEFNFVDALAKASALSTVQIDVENAERYDISYVNADGKLERPTVLHCSPSGAIERCIYALLEKAAMETEEGKVPMLPVWLSPTQVRIVPISEKHVAFAEEVSQKLDCRVDIDDRDLSIGKKVREAGREWVPYVVVIGDKEIEDGTINVTIRAESEQKKPKKVQITPEELNDRIKGEIAGKPYRKLPLSKHLSGRPKFV; encoded by the coding sequence ATGCAATTATTGCTCATTCACTCTGATTATATTGAATACGAAACCAAAAAACAAACTCCAGTTGCTGAAAAAATTGAAGAGTCCTTAAAGTCCTGCAGGCTTGAGGAAGCACTTACCGCTTTTATGGCTGTTGAAAGTGTAGATGAGGCAAATCCTGAAGAAACTATAGAAAAGACGGTTTTCGAAATTGAAAAGGTAGCTACCCAGGTCAAAACCGACCGTATAATGCTCTATCCTTACGCTCACTTAAGTTCTGACCTTTCTTCTCCGAAAGTTGCAGTAAAGGTATTCAAAGGCATAGAGACTGCACTCTCAGGCAAATACGAGGTCAAGCGTGCTCCTTTCGGGTGGTATAAGGCTTTTAGTATCAGCTGTAAAGGGCATCCTCTTTCTGAACTCTCAAGGAGCATACGCCCTGAAGGAACTCAGAGAGCAGCAGGCAAAGTTGAGGCAGGTAAGGAAAAAGAAGAGGTTGTTTCCGAAGCTCTCAAGGCCGAAGATACGGCAAAGTCATACTGGCGCATCCTTACCCCTGATGGAGAACTTCGCGAAATTGAGAATTTCGACCTTACGCCTTACCCCAAACTCCAGCAGTTTGTAGACTACGAAATTTCCAAGAGCAGGGCTGTTGAGCGTGCACCTCCTCATGTGGAGCTTATGCGGAGGCTTGAGCTTGCGGACTACGAACCAGGGTCAGATTCCGGAAATATGCGGTATTACCCTAAAGGGAGGCTTATAAAAGCCCTTCTTGAAAATTATGTGCTTGATGTCGCAACTGACTTTGGTGCAATGGAAGTTGAAACCCCTATCATGTACGACATGAACCATCCGACTCTTAAGAAATATCTGGACAGGTTCCCTGCAAGGCAGTATTCCATTGAGTCCGACAAGCGGCAGATGTTCCTGCGTTTTGCAGCATGTTTCGGGCAGTTCCTTATGAACCACGACATGACGATTTCCTACAGGAACCTGCCTCTTCGGATGATCGAAATGACCCGCTACAGTTTCAGGAAAGAACAGCGGGGAGAACTTGTGGGCTTGAGAAGGCTCAGGGCTTTTACCATGCCTGACATGCACAGCCTTTGCGAGGACATGGACCAGGCTGTAGACCAGTTCAAAAAGCAGTATGACCTCTGCATTGATGTGCTTGAAAATATAGGAATCCATATTAAGGATTATGAGGTAGCCATCCGCTTTACCAAGGACTTTTACGAGTCGAATAAAGAGCTTATAGTCAATATGGCAAGGACCGTAAACAAACCAGTGCTTGTTGAGATGTGGGACACTCGTTTCTTCTATTTCGTGCTCAAGTTCGAGTTTAACTTCGTAGACGCTCTTGCAAAGGCAAGTGCACTTTCCACGGTCCAGATTGATGTCGAAAATGCCGAAAGGTATGATATTTCTTACGTAAACGCTGACGGCAAACTGGAAAGGCCTACCGTGCTTCATTGCTCTCCAAGCGGGGCAATCGAACGCTGCATTTATGCACTTCTCGAAAAAGCTGCAATGGAAACCGAAGAAGGAAAGGTTCCTATGCTGCCAGTATGGCTTTCTCCGACCCAGGTAAGGATCGTGCCAATCTCAGAAAAACACGTCGCTTTTGCCGAAGAAGTTTCACAGAAGCTAGACTGCAGGGTTGACATTGACGATCGTGACCTGTCAATAGGAAAGAAAGTGAGAGAAGCAGGCAGGGAATGGGTCCCTTACGTGGTTGTCATTGGAGATAAAGAAATCGAGGACGGCACCATTAATGTAACCATTCGTGCCGAATCCGAACAGAAAAAACCTAAAAAAGTGCAGATTACTCCGGAAGAGCTTAATGACAGGATCAAAGGCGAAATTGCAGGAAAACCGTACAGGAAACTGCCTCTCTCAAAACACCTTTCTGGAAGGCCAAAGTTCGTTTAA
- a CDS encoding AI-2E family transporter — translation MRLSQNPDGVSQIIASRWKIGAALAVALLLYFAFLILLPLADGIVLGIVFAYIARPIRVKFKKHRKVGALVASLCIFIPIVFIVGAGIVEILNQISWVIEHQTAVAAAILNFINSLNIPDKIIESINSAIWDLFTSLLPAVGSIGLLSYAQSIGLFFINFLISIIFCYFVLADGDRLYCAFLGVIPKEYKGVVNCYAHHLDIILKGVFIGNAYSALIVSVTSVFVFYSFGFTHVLALATLIFVASIIPLFAGYMVLVPLALMRYFESGFRSAAIFFTVSSIIIYGPPELILRPYLTSLKSKIHPMLLMLAFLGGAFVGGIAGFFAAPILLGALVAAYRVYQDHTNPEITETCADFKNLGHAHKAGSEK, via the coding sequence ATGAGACTGAGCCAAAACCCTGACGGAGTAAGCCAGATCATCGCCAGCCGATGGAAAATTGGGGCAGCCCTGGCGGTAGCGCTGCTTCTGTACTTTGCGTTTCTAATTCTGCTGCCCCTCGCAGATGGAATCGTACTGGGCATAGTCTTTGCTTACATTGCCAGGCCTATCCGGGTAAAATTCAAAAAACACAGAAAGGTGGGAGCTCTCGTTGCCAGTCTGTGCATATTCATCCCAATAGTATTCATTGTTGGGGCAGGTATTGTTGAGATCCTTAACCAGATCTCCTGGGTTATTGAACATCAGACAGCAGTTGCGGCAGCAATTTTGAATTTCATAAACTCTCTGAACATTCCAGATAAAATCATAGAAAGTATTAATTCCGCGATCTGGGACCTCTTTACCTCGCTGCTTCCTGCAGTTGGCAGTATAGGGCTTCTTTCATATGCCCAGAGTATAGGTCTATTTTTCATTAATTTTTTAATCTCGATCATTTTCTGCTATTTTGTACTTGCTGATGGGGATCGGCTTTACTGCGCATTTCTTGGTGTGATCCCAAAAGAGTACAAAGGAGTTGTAAACTGTTACGCGCATCATCTTGATATAATCCTTAAAGGAGTTTTCATAGGCAATGCCTACTCTGCTCTGATAGTAAGCGTAACTTCGGTTTTTGTTTTCTACTCTTTTGGGTTTACCCATGTACTTGCCCTAGCGACCCTTATCTTTGTAGCTTCGATAATTCCCCTTTTTGCCGGGTACATGGTGCTGGTACCTCTGGCTTTAATGCGGTACTTTGAATCCGGGTTTAGAAGTGCAGCCATTTTTTTTACGGTATCCTCCATCATTATCTACGGCCCCCCAGAACTGATTCTCAGGCCTTACCTGACCAGCTTGAAATCTAAGATTCACCCAATGCTGCTTATGCTCGCCTTCCTGGGCGGGGCTTTTGTCGGAGGGATTGCAGGATTTTTTGCAGCCCCTATTCTTCTCGGGGCTCTGGTTGCAGCTTACAGGGTTTATCAGGATCACACCAATCCCGAAATTACCGAGACCTGTGCAGACTTCAAGAACCTTGGACATGCCCATAAGGCTGGTTCGGAAAAGTAA
- a CDS encoding phosphoadenosine phosphosulfate reductase family protein — MQQKKQKKEKIQVSGPQRTDKGYQGTKKARTSDKRTSQITDNKVSRVSNNKASRTPDNKVSRTSDNKASRTSDRKNSPTRQSRVKNKSPGFKGKPSERKHTSSKSAGYKGNQDLVPAKKKNVKRFEYEDDKIFWCGKCNLPLIGEECGICGNKGKVLQLSQPADVRFCSPYEREVLDRQLCSAFGCNPLEDKLILLNKVPGEDKTDEVLVDGFIFGILRFELSKMDYSFEPSLQGAKILLKYAKGRKVELKKTNRHLNGKSVTAESVEAFDSNIKAGDFVLVTVGSLTGYGVSLVDSTDFSDLKNLPEPENRTELEFSSGPRTKVESSSEARIKVLRIRKVDSSEASLCPETPDLAACIKANKKHLQVLGKNAINTIRGIISRKEHKNLPVYVSFSGGKDSLVVLDLARSSLKQRELKAFFLNTGIEFPETVEFVRNFCREREIPLVEANAGSTFREQVGKFGPPAKDFRWCCKVCKLASAGDFELGKGASSQKGAIGGVAYLTVDGKRKHESFSRARIAASETNPFVPAQLNIFPIRDWKAIEVWLYIHWRQLPYNPLYDLGFERVGCWLCPSALAAEYARVKDLHPEMYAKWNAFLLKWAESRGLSEKFVEHGFWRWKELPPKMLKLAEELGISVLAREKTEDFEIEVVSGISPCRAGGYSIEAAVKGIREKEAAGFINVLGNTVYAEDLGMLLVKTGTGTVKFFSNGNLLASSETKEKAVSLFKEAAKQFIRLSRCTGCGICVKACPVGAASLEGKTPHVSEACIRCGKCTESCVVTRYFDKLVPDLNQKLKV, encoded by the coding sequence ATGCAGCAGAAAAAACAGAAAAAAGAAAAAATCCAGGTTTCGGGCCCACAAAGAACAGATAAAGGTTATCAGGGCACAAAGAAAGCCCGGACTTCGGATAAAAGAACCTCCCAAATTACGGATAATAAAGTCTCCCGAGTTTCGAACAATAAAGCTTCCAGAACCCCGGATAATAAAGTCTCCCGAACTTCGGATAATAAAGCTTCCAGGACTTCGGATAGAAAAAACTCTCCGACCCGGCAAAGCAGGGTAAAAAACAAATCTCCAGGTTTTAAAGGAAAGCCTTCTGAGAGAAAACACACTTCCAGCAAAAGCGCTGGCTATAAAGGAAATCAGGACTTGGTCCCCGCGAAGAAAAAGAACGTCAAGCGTTTCGAGTATGAAGACGATAAAATTTTCTGGTGCGGAAAATGTAACCTTCCCCTGATAGGGGAAGAATGTGGAATATGCGGCAACAAAGGAAAAGTCCTTCAGCTCTCCCAACCTGCTGACGTCCGTTTTTGTTCTCCTTACGAGCGAGAAGTCTTGGACAGGCAGCTTTGCTCAGCTTTTGGCTGCAATCCCCTTGAAGATAAGCTCATTCTTCTAAACAAAGTCCCTGGTGAAGACAAAACTGATGAAGTACTCGTAGATGGCTTTATTTTTGGAATTCTCCGGTTTGAGCTTTCAAAAATGGATTACAGTTTTGAACCTTCCCTCCAGGGTGCAAAAATTCTCCTGAAATATGCCAAAGGCAGGAAAGTCGAGCTTAAGAAAACAAACCGACACCTTAACGGAAAAAGTGTCACAGCAGAATCTGTTGAAGCCTTCGACAGTAATATAAAAGCCGGTGACTTTGTGCTTGTTACCGTAGGCAGCCTGACAGGCTATGGAGTTTCTTTAGTTGACAGCACGGACTTTTCGGACCTGAAAAACCTGCCTGAGCCTGAGAATCGGACTGAATTGGAATTTTCAAGCGGACCCAGGACAAAAGTGGAATCTTCAAGCGAGGCCAGGATAAAAGTTCTCAGGATCAGGAAGGTTGACAGCAGTGAAGCATCACTTTGTCCTGAGACTCCAGATCTTGCGGCATGCATAAAGGCAAACAAAAAACATCTCCAGGTGCTTGGGAAGAACGCAATTAATACTATTCGCGGGATTATTTCCAGGAAAGAACACAAAAACCTGCCTGTCTATGTCTCCTTCAGCGGCGGAAAAGACAGTCTTGTAGTGCTTGACCTAGCACGGTCTTCCCTTAAGCAAAGGGAGCTCAAAGCTTTCTTCCTGAACACCGGGATTGAGTTTCCGGAAACTGTTGAGTTTGTACGAAACTTTTGCCGGGAAAGGGAAATTCCACTCGTCGAGGCAAATGCAGGTTCCACCTTCAGGGAACAGGTAGGAAAATTCGGGCCTCCTGCAAAGGATTTCCGCTGGTGCTGTAAGGTCTGTAAGCTGGCATCGGCAGGGGACTTCGAGCTAGGAAAAGGAGCATCTTCTCAAAAAGGGGCAATTGGCGGCGTGGCTTATCTCACAGTTGACGGCAAGCGCAAGCACGAATCTTTCTCAAGGGCAAGGATTGCGGCAAGTGAGACAAATCCTTTTGTCCCGGCCCAGCTTAATATCTTTCCCATAAGGGATTGGAAAGCAATTGAAGTATGGCTTTACATACACTGGCGACAGCTTCCCTACAATCCTCTCTATGACCTTGGCTTTGAAAGAGTAGGCTGCTGGCTTTGCCCGTCTGCCCTTGCTGCCGAATACGCCAGGGTAAAAGACCTGCACCCTGAAATGTATGCGAAGTGGAACGCTTTTCTGCTGAAATGGGCAGAGTCCAGAGGACTTTCCGAAAAATTCGTAGAGCACGGGTTCTGGCGCTGGAAAGAACTGCCTCCCAAGATGTTAAAACTGGCCGAAGAGTTAGGGATTTCCGTGCTTGCTAGAGAAAAAACTGAAGACTTTGAAATTGAAGTCGTGTCAGGAATTTCTCCCTGCCGGGCAGGCGGCTATTCAATAGAAGCAGCTGTGAAAGGCATCAGGGAAAAAGAAGCTGCGGGTTTTATCAATGTTCTCGGAAACACGGTTTATGCGGAAGACCTGGGGATGTTGCTAGTCAAAACCGGAACCGGAACTGTAAAGTTTTTTTCGAATGGGAATCTGCTTGCAAGTTCGGAAACAAAGGAAAAAGCGGTTTCGCTTTTTAAGGAAGCTGCAAAGCAGTTTATAAGGCTTTCCCGCTGTACCGGATGCGGGATCTGTGTAAAAGCTTGTCCTGTAGGGGCAGCTTCTCTCGAAGGAAAAACGCCGCATGTGAGTGAAGCCTGTATCAGGTGCGGAAAATGTACAGAGTCCTGTGTGGTAACACGATATTTTGATAAGCTAGTACCTGATCTGAATCAAAAGTTAAAGGTGTGA